The Lolium rigidum isolate FL_2022 chromosome 1, APGP_CSIRO_Lrig_0.1, whole genome shotgun sequence region atggATCCGTCGAACTCCAACGACGTCGTCCTCCTCATGCCGCCCGACCAACCCCAACTACAacctcagcagcagcagccgaaGGCCACGGCAGAGGCGCCCCAAACGCCCCCAAACCCCGAGAAGCCGCCGCAGGCCTCGAGCCCCCATCGCCCGCCTCTCGCGAACCCCGACAAGCCGTCCCAGGCCTCCAGTCCCAGGCGCCCGCCTCTACCCCCTGCCTCAGCCGCGCTCCTCCGCCGTTCCTCCATCGCCAAGCCCAAATCCCGCTTCGTCGAGCCGCCGACACCTTCTGCTCGCCCCTCCTCTTCCCAACCCTCCCCCGCGCATCCAGCCTCCATCCAGACCCCTCGCCCCGCCTCGACCCCCGCAGacgccgatgacgatgatgacatcTTCCGCAAGGACAGCGCCCCGACCCACGCGTCCGCGGCCAAGTGCCGCCGCAGGGCCTGCCTCTCGCTCGAGCTCGCCGTGCTCGTCGTCTTCCTCGCTCTGCTCGTCGTCAGCCTCGTGGCGCGCCAGCTCAAGGGCCGCTTCATCTGGGGGCTGGAGATCTGGAAGTGGTGCGTCATGGTCACCACCGTCTTCTCTGGCCATCTCGTCAGCCGTTGGCTCATCGccttcatcgtcttcatcatcgaGCGCAACTTCCTGCTCCGTAACAAGGTGCTCTACTTCGTCTTCGGGCTTAAAAGGAGCGTCCAGGCCTGTATTTGGATCGGGCTCGTGCTCCTCGCCTGGTCACTGCTCTTCGACCGCGACCACGGCCGCACGCCAAAGACGGCCAGGCTCCTCAACTACGTCTCCAGGTTCCTCGCCTCCGTGCTCATCGCGTCGATTATCTGGCTGATCCAGACGTTTATCATGAAGTCGATTGCGTCCACGTTCCACCGAAAGGCCTTCttcgatcggatccaggagagccTGTTCCACCAGTATGTGCTGCAGACTCTGTCAGGCCTTCCATTGATGGATCTGGCAGAGAACATTGGGCGGGAGCCAAGTGGGCGGATGAGCTTAAGCAGGGGCAAGGAGGAGAAAGGGACACCCGACGTGATCGATGTTGCGAAACTGAGGACCATGAACCAAGATAAGATCTCAGCTTGGACCATGAAAGGGCTCGTCTCGGCTATCCGAAGCTCTAAG contains the following coding sequences:
- the LOC124706025 gene encoding mechanosensitive ion channel protein 10-like — encoded protein: MVLAEKVMKAEIGGRSMFIDPPLRPLRRARAAAPPPMDPSNSNDVVLLMPPDQPQLQPQQQQPKATAEAPQTPPNPEKPPQASSPHRPPLANPDKPSQASSPRRPPLPPASAALLRRSSIAKPKSRFVEPPTPSARPSSSQPSPAHPASIQTPRPASTPADADDDDDIFRKDSAPTHASAAKCRRRACLSLELAVLVVFLALLVVSLVARQLKGRFIWGLEIWKWCVMVTTVFSGHLVSRWLIAFIVFIIERNFLLRNKVLYFVFGLKRSVQACIWIGLVLLAWSLLFDRDHGRTPKTARLLNYVSRFLASVLIASIIWLIQTFIMKSIASTFHRKAFFDRIQESLFHQYVLQTLSGLPLMDLAENIGREPSGRMSLSRGKEEKGTPDVIDVAKLRTMNQDKISAWTMKGLVSAIRSSKLSTISQSIESFHDFDDTEQKDTEINSEWEAKVAAKAIFKNVASPGCKHIKELDLLKFFSKEEVALMLPMFEGASETGNIKKSALKTWVVKAYLDRKSLAHSLNDTKTAVSQLHNLMRVLVIVIISIITLLLMGIATTKVLVVISSQLLVVVFIFGNACKTVFEAIIFVFIMHPFDVGDRCVIDGIQMTVEEMNILTTVLLKNDNEKVYYPNSVLSTKPISNFYRSPNMFDTVDFAIDVSTSVASIGALKSRIKGYLESKPTHWQPIHTVTLKNILDVNKINMSLFAQHTMNFQDIREKNIRRSELVMELKKIFEELSITYYLLPQKVELSYAGPNPLPISVSQGR